Genomic window (bacterium):
CCGAATTCCTGGTGGAGAATTACCGGCGTCTCATGTGCCGGCTCTACGAGCCGCGCAACTATTATCGGCGCATTCGCACTTTTCTCGCCGCGCATCGCATGCGCGGACCGCCTGAAGTGCTGACGTGGCGGGATGTAGGAGCGATCTTCAAGTCGTTCTGGATCATAGGCGTCATCCACCGCGGCCGCCGCGCCTACTGGCACTTCCTGGCTGCGACGCTCGTGCGTCACCCCGGTCAGATCGGCGTGGCCATCACGCTCGCCATCACGGGCCATCACTTTCGCCTGGTGGCTGCGGGGCTTTAGGTCGCATTTGCGTGATCATGATCCTCGTGGCAATCACGGCGCTCGCGTGTCCATACGCTCCATGGTATTCCGACCGGCTGGGGCGTCGGCAGTTACCTGAGCCGGGCATTCTGGCGTCCGTTCTTAACACCATCTCAGATCCGGGTTCTATGTGCGTCCCACCCGTGGAGAGTGCTAAAACCCGACTCGTGGATCCAAGGCAGTCTTGAAATCGAAGAGGGTCTGCCCGGGCGTCTCGGCAAGTACGATCTGGCTTTGCATCCGGACAAGGCCTGGCTGGTGGACTTCCTGCGACATGACCGGGGAAACCCGGCAATAACGATCACAGCAACGACTGGACTAACAGTGGTGGCCCGACCACAGGGGAACGCCCTCTGCGCGGGGAGAATGATCCCCAGGGTGTGCTATACTGTCGCCGAAACCAGATCAGTCGCTACGAACCGGTTCACGGTCTGAGTGCAGAAAATGGAAGCCATGGCGTCGGTCGGAAACTCGCATGTTGCCAAGCTGAGCCGGAAAAAGCGTTTCCTTTATTCCGTTACCTTGGTCGTCATTCCCGTGCTTGCGCTGGAACTGGGATTGAGAGCTGTATTCGCCTATCACGAGGGGTCCAGCATCCTGTTCTACGGCACCAGCTTCTATCGCAATCAGATGAACGGGGATCCACATTTGGAAACCATGAACCACCGGGAAGCTTACTGGAAGTATTATCCTCACCAGCAAAGATATACACGAGACAAGGAGACCGGGAAGCGCATATCCATCACGATTAATAATCATGGCTTCCGGGGTGAGGATTTCTCCGTTCAGAAACCGCCTCACACGATACGCATCATCACCCTGGGGGCCTCGTCAACGTTCGGTTTTTCCGATCGGGATGAAGAGACTTACCCTTGTTACATGGAACAGATGTTGAATAGTCAATGTGATGGAGCCGATCGCTACGAGGTCATAAACCTCGGCATACCTCACCTGAAGTCCGATCAGATCCTGGCGCTGTTCCTGGGCGAGGGACTGGCGCTACAGCCTGACGTGGTCACGTTTTACGAGGGGGTGAATGACAGTTGGGACAGCCCGGTCAGGTGGAGGGTTTTGAAGAACTCGGTCCCAGGTATCCGAAATCGTGCGCGGCGTTTCCCCATCCCGCATCGTTTCTACCTTGTCTTGCGGGATCATTTCATGGTCATCCTGCTCGCGGATCAGCTGTTCAGGAACCGTGACATGCGATTCACCGATGATGATTTCGAGGCACACGCCAAGGGTAAGAGTGATTACTTCGTGCAGAATCTAGCCGGGATCCGCAAGGCGTGCCTGCAGAACGACATTCTCTTCATCGTCGCGAGCCAGCAGGCGAAATCGTTCATCGTCGATCGGGATGACATACGCGGAATGACCTACGAGCAGGAAGGGGGAATAGTGGGGAGAAAGCTCGCCCGGGAGCACCACATCACGGACCATGAACTCTACTTCTTGACCCACACGAAAATCATGCAGGCTGAAGCGGAATGGGCTCGAGCCAACGCCGTGCATTACGTCGACATCATCAGGACCCTGGATCAACGCCGGGATGTGCTGCTGAGCTGGGTGCATCTCAGCGCCGAGGGCAATCGTCTCGTCGCGGAAGCCCTCACGTCCGAAATCATGGAGCTCATGTGCCAGGAAGCCGACACGCTGAACCGAAAGACGCATGGCAGCCAGCTTCCATGATGTCCCGGTCGAATTGAACATGCCCTGGCTTCGCGGACACCAGACCGCGCCGGGTTCTGATCCGCTTGACGATGCGCGGCCGTCACTGCCGATGCAGATGCTCCGTGTCGTAGTGGACGCTCAGGGCGTCGAGCGCCGTCCGCAGGGCCGCCACGTAATCCAGGCTCGTATTCTGCTTCGTCTTCATGGCGGCGGCCATAACCGCGTGGTGGTCGGCCAGCCCGGCCAGGTAGGCGTCGCGGCCCTCCTGCCCGGCGGCCACGGGCTTGACCTTCTGGGTCAGGAAGTACTCGGACACGACGGAGATGATGTTCGACGCGTGCTCCTCCTTGGTGGCGACCCAGCGGGCGAGCTGGTTGGCGCTCTGGACTTCGATATTTCCCGCCAACTCCGCCATCTGGGCCATGGCCTTCTCGATGGTCGCGGCGTCCTCGTACATGCGGGCGATGCGCGCGGCGTCGTCGTAGATGCCGCAGGGCACCTGGCAGTGCGCGCTCGCGAGGCCGGGGGCGGCGGCGAGCAGGACGAGGGCGAGCAGGATCGTCACGGTCGTTCTGGACATATTCTTCTCCTTCATCTCGGAATTGCGCCGGATGGTACGGTGGCGGTCACAATGTAGGCCCAAGCCGGTTTCCGGCCAGGGATCGTCGTGCGGGGTCGTCGCTGCCGCGCGCGCCGGGCGCGCGCCAGTTGCGCCGGCGGGTATGACGGTGCTTCTTTGCAGCTGATCTTCCAGCCGCGCAGGGATTCACGGTCTCGCGGGTACAGAGACGTGCCGCTTCCTGCTCGGACCCGGCTCCCCGATTCCGGAGTAACGATCATGTCGAGAACCAGCCTCACGATCGCCCTGCTGACCGCCCTCGGTCACGCCGGCGGCGCGGCCCGGGCCCAGATCGAGTTCGACTTCGGCTTCCTGGCCGGGGCCAGCCTGAGCACCATCTCCGGCGACACCGGTCTGATCTTCGCGGGACCGGAGTTCGACGACTTCGACAACCTGACCGGCGATCTCGACGGGGCCAAGCTGGGGATGACCATGGGTGTCTTCATGGCCGCGAACATCGACCGTGATGTGAGCGTCCGCATCGAAGCCCTCTACAACGAGCTGGGCGGCAAGGGCTCGTACGCGGGCTCGACATTCATCGACGGGCTGGGCGACACCGATCTCTCGGGCAACGTGTCGATGAAGACGGCCTACCTGGAGTTCCCCGCGCTGGTACTCTTCCCGCTGCCCGTCCTGCCGCCGCAGCAGTGGCGGGGGATGCTGGGCATGGCGATCTGTTTCGCGGCGACTTCCGAGCTGCGGGTCGATTCGGCGATCAACGGCTACGCCTACTCGGATCCGCTGTCCTACGACGACCGCGTCCAGGACGTGACGTATCACGGAATCGTGGGGCTCGAGTACACCGCCTACGTGAAGGAAACCCCCTTCCTGCTGGGCTTGCGCTACGAGATCGGACTCAGGAGGTTCGACACCGGCATCGGCGGCGACCCCGACCAGGAGTACATGCATCGGAGCTTCGTCGCGACGCTGGGGATCCCCTTCTGAGTCGCCGGCGGTTCGCCGCTCCCGCCCCGACGTCCGGTTTGCCATGATCCCGTCCGCTTGCTAGGATGGTGGCCGCCATCACTCGCGGTCGAGACGAGCCACCACCCTCCGGAGCGACGAAGCGCATGCCATCCCAGAGCAGGACCGGGACCGCCGCGGCCCGGACCGTCATCTTCCTGGCCGGTTTCACCTTCCTGCTCTACGAGGTCAGCTGGCACCGCCTGCTGTCTCTGGTGCTGGGCGCGACCGTCACCGCCGCCACCATCGTCCTGGCCGCCTTCATGGCCGGCTTCGGGGCGGGAGCCTACATCCTGGGCCGCGCCGCCGACCGCCGGCCCGGCCAGGGACGGATGCTCGCCGTCCTCCTCGCAGGCCTCGGCCTCTTCAACGCGCTCGACTACGTCCTGATCACCCGGACGATCCCCCGGCTCTACGCGTCGCTCGCGGGCGGCGGCCTGTCCCCCGGCGCGACAGAAACGCTGGTCTTCGCCTTCGCGGCGCTGCTGCTTTTCGTGCCGGCGTTCCTGATGGGCGGGGTCTTTCCGCTGATCAGCAAGGCCGCGCTCGGCGGCGGCGGGTCGATCACGACGATCCTGGGCCGGCTCTACGCCCTGGAGACACTGGGCAGCGCCGTCGGCGGGCTGGTGACGGGCTTCGTGCTGCTGGGCGTGCTCGGCCAGCGCGACACGATCTTCCTGGCGGTCGCCGCCAACCTGGCGCTGGGATCCTGGGTGCTCGCCTCCGGCGCGTTCGGCCGGGCGGCCGAGCCGGCGCCGTAGACCGAACCGCACAAGACCGGCCGCAAGGCGCGCAAGACGGTCAAGGCCGATCCCGCGGCGCTCAGGGCCACGGCCCTGGTCGGCGCCTTCGCCTGCGGTTTCTGCATCCTGGCCCTGCAGGTGCTCTGGCTGCGCATGTTCCGCATCTACCTGACCAACACCAGCTACACCTTCGCCCTGATCACGTCGCTGGTCATCCTGGGCATGTGCGCCGGCAGTTCGATTTTCGCTCGGCGCGGCCGGGGCATCGTGGATCGCCAGAGGTCCATGTACCGGGTCCTGCTGCTGCTGTGCGTCGCGACGGGACTGGGCCTGCTGCTGCTGGTCAAGCTGCCGGAAGTCCTGATGTTCCCCTTCCAGTCCGTGCTGGGCAGCCCGCTGGCGCGGGTGCTGCTGCTGCCCTGCGTCGCCGCCCTGCTGATCGTCTTCCCGCCCGCGGTCTGCTCCGGCTTCGCGTTCCCCCTGGCCTGCCGCATGTACACCGCGGGCCGCGGCAGCATCGGCGGGGACGTCGGCGTCGTGCTGATGGTCAACACGGCCGGCGCGGTGCTCGGTCCGGTCGCCGCCGCCTTCGTCCTGCTGCCGACCCTCGGCGCCGGCCTGTCGGTGCTGCTGGTCGTCGCACTGCTGGCCGGCGCGGCCCTGTACTCGCTCCATCGCCGCAAGCCCACCCGCGGCGCGGACATCGCAAGGCCCGCGCTGGTCACCGTGCTGGCCGTGCTGGTCGTGGTGATCGTGGTGGGCCCGGACATCCGCATCCTGCCGCCCTCGTTCAGCCGCTTCGACCGCGACGTGCTGTTCTACCGGGAATCGGTCGAGGGCACGCTATCGGTGGGGCGGGACCGGGGCGCGCGCACGGAATCGAAGTACACCTTCGTCAACAACAGCGCCGTGATCGGATCGACCTACGACGCCATCAAGGTCGTCAAGATGGTCGGCCACTTCCCGTTCCTGCTGGGGCTCGACTGCCGGGACGTGCTGGTGATCGGCTTCGGCATCGGAGTGACCACCTCGGCCATCGCCTCGCATCCCGAGGTGGCGTCGATCACCTGCGTGGAGCTGGTGACGGGGCTGAAGGACGCGGCGGTCTACTATCGCGACCTGAACCGGAACGTGACGGCCGACCCGCGCCTGGAGATCGTCTCCGGCGACGGGCGGCATTACCTGCAGCGGACGCCCGACACGTACGACCTGATCTCCTGCGACCCGACCCACCCCATCCTGGGCTCGGGCAACCTCTACACGCGGGAGTACTTCGCCCTGTGCCGCGCGCACCTCAACCCCGGCGGCATGGTGTCGCAGTACCTGCCCCTGCACAAGCTGCGCACCGAGGAGCTGATGGGCCTGATCGCCACCTTCCGCGACGTCTTCCCCCACAGCACGGTCTGGCTCGGCCACTACCACGCCGTCCTGCTGGGCGCGCTCGATCCCCTCGCGGTGGATTTCGCGGCGTGGTCGCAACGGGTCGCGGCGCTCGGCCAGGACGCGCATTTCTACGTCGATCCCCATCACCTCGCGGCGACCCTAGTGCTGGACGGCGCCAGGATCGCCGAGCTGACACCCGGGCCCTGGCTCAACACGGACGACCGCTCCTACACCGAGTTCTTCGCGCCGGCGTGCCTGGACGAGGGGAACGTCGCCCGCAACCTGCGCTACCTGCTGGACAACCGCTGCGGCGTCGACGCGGTCTTCCGCGGGATCGGCGACTCCGGCCGCATGGAACGCTTCGTCGAGGGCAACCGTCTGCTGGGGGAGAGTCTCTACCTGAAGTTCGCCGGCGACGTCCGGGGCAGCCTGCAGGCCTTGCAGCGCGCCTGCGAAGCGAATCCGGAGGACCAGGAGTATCCGTTCCTGATCAAGCTGGATTACTGAGCGGGATCTACTTCACCAGGGAGATGAGCGCGGCGGACGACCCGGCGCGCGTCACCGCCCGCGCGAGATAGCTCCCGGACGGCGCCGTCCCGCCGCCGCCGATGTCACCGTCCCACACCAGGTCGATGGTTCCGGTGGTCGATACGTCGTCCCACAAGCACCGGATCATGCGTCCGTGCAGATCGTAGATGGCCACTTTCACGCGCGCCGGCGCGTCGATCCGCACCGGGATCGTCACCCGCGGATTCCCCGGGTTAGGGAACGGCGGCAGCAGGTTCACCATGCCCGCGACCGGCGGCGCGTCGCCGGCCCCCACGCTCGGATCGTCCCACCGCCCGACGTGCCGGCTGGGCAGACCCCCCGCGTACCCGAACGCGCCGCCGGCGAAGACGGCGCCGCCCAGGCCCGCCACCGCGCGCACCATGTCGTTCACGCCGTCGCCCAGGGGTCCCCAGCCGCCGCCGTCCAGCAGGCCGATGCGGTTCATCAGCGTGCCGCCGGAGCCGGTGATGTCGCCGCCGGCGACCAGGCGGCCGCTCCACTCGTCCAGGGCGATCACGAACGCCCCGTCCAGGCCGCCGCCGGGGGCGTACCAGGCGGCGCCGGTCCAGCCCGCGACCAGATGGCCCGGGGAGGAGAAGACGCCGCCCGCGACCAGGTCGTCGCCGTGGGGTGACAGGGCGTAGACGGTGCCGTTGGTCCCGGAACCGACGGGCGCCCACGCGACCCCCTCCCAGCACGCGAGGTTGGCGGCCGCGACGGCGCCGCCGCCGGGGTTGGTGATCGACGCGAAGGCGCCGCCCGCGTAGAGCGCGCCGCCGCAGGAAACCAGGGCGAAGACGTCGCCCGCGAACCCCGCGCCGGTGACCGCCGACCAGGCCAGCCCGTCCCACCGTGCCACGTAGCCGCTGCCGCCCGCGTAGAGGTCGCCGTCGTGCTCGGCGAGGGACAGGACGTATCCCCACGTCCAGGCCGCGGGCAGGCCCACCGGCGACCACTGCTGTCCGTCCCAGCTCGCGACGTACTCCACGGTAACGCCGCCAGCTTCGGTGAAGCGTCCGCCGGCGATCAGTTCATCCTTGTGGGAGCAGAGGGCGTCGACGCGGTTGTTCGTGCCCGTGTCCAGGTCGTGCCAGGCGGTGCTGTCCCAGCGCGCCACGTACCGGGCCGCGACGCCGCCCGCGTCGTTGAAGCTGCCGCCGGCGAAGAGGTCGCCGTCGTGCACGTGCAGGACGCGCACCACATCGTCGACGCCCTGTCCGGCCGGGGGGGCGGCGAACCCCTCCCACCAGCCGCACCGCGCGGCCGGGGCGTACAGGATGAGGGCGAGCAGTGCGACGGCGAATCTCATGG
Coding sequences:
- a CDS encoding fused MFS/spermidine synthase; translated protein: MPSQSRTGTAAARTVIFLAGFTFLLYEVSWHRLLSLVLGATVTAATIVLAAFMAGFGAGAYILGRAADRRPGQGRMLAVLLAGLGLFNALDYVLITRTIPRLYASLAGGGLSPGATETLVFAFAALLLFVPAFLMGGVFPLISKAALGGGGSITTILGRLYALETLGSAVGGLVTGFVLLGVLGQRDTIFLAVAANLALGSWVLASGAFGRAAEPAP
- a CDS encoding superoxide dismutase, Ni, giving the protein MSRTTVTILLALVLLAAAPGLASAHCQVPCGIYDDAARIARMYEDAATIEKAMAQMAELAGNIEVQSANQLARWVATKEEHASNIISVVSEYFLTQKVKPVAAGQEGRDAYLAGLADHHAVMAAAMKTKQNTSLDYVAALRTALDALSVHYDTEHLHRQ
- a CDS encoding outer membrane beta-barrel protein, whose product is MSRTSLTIALLTALGHAGGAARAQIEFDFGFLAGASLSTISGDTGLIFAGPEFDDFDNLTGDLDGAKLGMTMGVFMAANIDRDVSVRIEALYNELGGKGSYAGSTFIDGLGDTDLSGNVSMKTAYLEFPALVLFPLPVLPPQQWRGMLGMAICFAATSELRVDSAINGYAYSDPLSYDDRVQDVTYHGIVGLEYTAYVKETPFLLGLRYEIGLRRFDTGIGGDPDQEYMHRSFVATLGIPF